The genomic DNA CCCTGGCCCCTTTGCGATTGACCAGCCGCAAATAGCGGTAGGCGGTGGTCACCATCAGCGCCTGCTGCTGCGCAGCGGCCTGCTGAAACTCTTTCGATTCCAGCAGGCCGGGATCATCCGCAATACGGCGGGCCAGCTGCTGCTGGCCCGCCGTCATCTGGCGGCGCAGGTTATCCAGCTCCACGGCCTTGGAGGGGCGGTAGTGACGCTCGCGAATCAGATCCCGATCATCCAGGGCGCGGACCGTATTCACCGGCACTTCGGCAAACCTTAGTTCCGTGAGCAGCTGCGACTCCGGGCGCGCCACCTCTACCAGCTCCAGCAGACGGAAGGAGCAGTTTTCATCAAAAAAGTAGTAATCGAAATTGATGTCCTTCAGTTCCCAAAGATGCTCGATCAGCCAGTCAATTTCCTGCTGGTCCAGCTCCAGGGTGTACTCCCACATGTCGCGATTTTCCATGTGGGAATATTCCTGAATTTTTTGCACATAAGGCACCAGGGCAAAGCGCCCGGGGTAGCCGCCGGCGAGCCCACGATAAATATAGAAAAAGGAATTATCAGCCTCGCTGGACACCGCCCCGAAATTCACCGCCCAGGACAACCACACCGCACTGTCTTCACCCTGATCCAGGCGCAGTAGCGTATGCCCAAACATTGACGATGGGCTGTTCAGATAGGCCGCAGGAAAAACCAGTACTGCACGGTTGGCCTGCACCGCGGAGCGCCATTCAGAATAGTCCTCGCAATGGGCAAATGGCGCTTCGTCCTGCCAGTTGAAATGCTCGGCGAGAAAACGGTAGCGGGCGGGAAAACGACAGCGTTCGGGGGCTTTGGTCGGCTCAAGCGCCGCCACCGTTGCCCTCAGCTCGGCAAGCACATCATCCTTGCCATTTTCGGCAAGAAAATAATTATCGTCGTCGATATAACTGCGCCCC from Alcanivorax sp. includes the following:
- a CDS encoding DUF4105 domain-containing protein; amino-acid sequence: MRTGLLCVLLCWIAPALAANLPPSLVDLAASSRWQALMHVNPGATLRDRGRSYIDDDNYFLAENGKDDVLAELRATVAALEPTKAPERCRFPARYRFLAEHFNWQDEAPFAHCEDYSEWRSAVQANRAVLVFPAAYLNSPSSMFGHTLLRLDQGEDSAVWLSWAVNFGAVSSEADNSFFYIYRGLAGGYPGRFALVPYVQKIQEYSHMENRDMWEYTLELDQQEIDWLIEHLWELKDINFDYYFFDENCSFRLLELVEVARPESQLLTELRFAEVPVNTVRALDDRDLIRERHYRPSKAVELDNLRRQMTAGQQQLARRIADDPGLLESKEFQQAAAQQQALMVTTAYRYLRLVNRKGARDPEAAKDSFTLLTEMNRLPKVDVPETVDPEPPESGHGTQMLALAGGQREANQDFGELSYRLTYHNLLDNGYGFLRGAQIEGLGVTLRSTESGDPKLEELDVVSIRSLAPRNRFSKPLSWYVEGGLERAWAGRRRLVRYVQGGAGGSWALGNWQPYLLTSLRMENNSDFDTFLTPGAGLDAGLLYQRGRWQWQLGSVGHYFTNDTYRHTSELAVHWAFARQHGLRASLSREGWRGDGDNEFKLQWRWYFD